From Spirosoma aerolatum, one genomic window encodes:
- a CDS encoding ABC transporter permease, whose product MVRNYLKIALRNLRSQRTYTLLNVVGLTIGMAGGLLIFLFVRYHLSTDRHHANFDRIYRIVLDLHLDDGSVEHYPEAPLPMAKALRTDYPQVEQAAFLMANRSLTVSIPQPGQAPKRFLEHDGTALTEGELFQIFDYQWLSGDPKKALREPNTVVMTESWARRYFGTSNPIGRTIELNHTINATVTGIIADPVQPTDTNIGLFISMPTLRQLDPDFNITAWGQLNSNYRLYCTLNDNSPATAKRVEATFPDLSKKHFGDVAHAFQFHIQPLADVHFDVDRVGGVIRPSLLWSLELIGLFLVLTACINFVNLATAQAFRRSKEVGVRKTLGSSRVQLAWQFLLETGLIVIVATALAVGVALLSLPLFNNWVHIQLSLKPDPSILLFISLLTLTVSLLAGGYPAFVLSGFSPWASLRGKLTAAIVGGYSLRKGLVILQFVVCQALLIGALVVMKQMNFIRQTDLGYRQDNILTVNLPLSEKKSWEAFKNELRQYPGIKSVTLQYRPPSANVMNGGSFKFGAKNDWTNFPVRERLADADYLKTYNLKIVAGRNITEGDSIREYVINETLLHKLGFRDPQAILGKRMQYYLSSVPMPIVGVVRDFHQKSLREVIAPCFIATYPTMYKQAGIRISGASSTQTLAHIRTVWQRLYPNDVFEYEFLTDQLDKFYETETTISKLANTFALMAMVICGLGLYGLVAFTVGQRTKEIGIRKVLGASVASIVTLLSRDFMKLVLLAILLASPLAWYTMNEWLAGFAYKINIAWWVFALAGMFAIGLALLTISYQSIKAALMNPVKSLRSD is encoded by the coding sequence ATGGTTCGCAATTACCTCAAAATCGCCCTCCGTAACCTGCGCTCGCAACGCACGTATACACTTCTGAACGTCGTCGGACTTACCATCGGTATGGCGGGCGGATTGCTCATTTTTCTGTTTGTCCGGTACCACCTCAGCACCGACCGACACCATGCCAACTTCGACCGTATCTACCGCATCGTTCTGGACCTCCATCTCGACGACGGATCTGTTGAGCACTACCCCGAAGCGCCATTACCGATGGCCAAAGCACTCCGAACCGACTATCCGCAGGTCGAACAGGCAGCTTTTTTGATGGCCAATCGGTCGCTGACGGTCAGCATTCCTCAACCGGGCCAGGCCCCCAAACGGTTTCTGGAGCATGATGGTACAGCACTGACCGAAGGCGAACTGTTTCAGATTTTTGATTACCAATGGCTAAGCGGTGACCCGAAAAAGGCGTTGCGCGAACCCAATACGGTTGTTATGACCGAATCGTGGGCCAGGCGGTATTTCGGCACGAGTAACCCAATAGGTCGTACTATTGAACTCAATCACACGATCAATGCAACCGTCACGGGTATCATCGCCGATCCTGTTCAGCCGACCGATACAAACATTGGCCTGTTCATTTCGATGCCAACCCTCCGGCAGCTCGACCCCGATTTTAACATAACTGCATGGGGGCAGTTGAATAGTAATTATCGTCTTTATTGTACCCTAAACGATAATTCACCAGCCACAGCGAAGCGGGTGGAAGCAACGTTTCCAGATTTATCGAAAAAACATTTCGGCGACGTGGCTCACGCTTTCCAATTTCATATCCAGCCGCTGGCCGATGTGCATTTCGACGTTGACCGCGTAGGCGGAGTTATCCGGCCTTCGTTGCTTTGGTCGCTGGAGTTGATTGGCCTGTTTCTGGTACTGACTGCCTGCATCAATTTTGTCAATCTGGCAACAGCCCAGGCATTTCGGCGCAGCAAAGAAGTGGGCGTTCGCAAAACACTGGGCAGTTCACGCGTTCAACTGGCCTGGCAATTTCTGCTCGAAACAGGGTTAATTGTTATTGTGGCAACCGCATTGGCAGTGGGGGTAGCCTTGCTGAGCCTACCCTTATTCAACAACTGGGTACATATACAGCTTTCGCTCAAGCCTGACCCATCTATACTCTTATTTATCAGCTTATTGACACTTACTGTAAGTCTACTGGCAGGCGGGTATCCGGCTTTTGTATTGTCAGGGTTCAGCCCCTGGGCTAGCCTGCGCGGGAAACTCACGGCCGCTATAGTAGGGGGCTACTCGCTGCGAAAAGGGTTGGTTATTCTGCAATTCGTCGTTTGTCAGGCACTGCTAATTGGGGCGTTGGTCGTAATGAAACAAATGAACTTCATTCGGCAGACCGACCTGGGTTATCGGCAAGATAACATCCTAACTGTCAACCTTCCTCTCTCCGAAAAGAAGTCGTGGGAAGCCTTCAAAAATGAACTCCGCCAATACCCCGGCATTAAATCGGTAACCCTTCAATACCGTCCACCCTCGGCTAATGTCATGAATGGCGGCTCATTCAAATTTGGGGCAAAAAACGACTGGACCAACTTCCCGGTCCGGGAGCGGCTCGCCGATGCCGATTACCTGAAAACATACAATTTAAAAATCGTTGCAGGCCGTAACATTACGGAAGGCGATTCGATCCGGGAGTATGTCATCAACGAAACGCTGCTCCACAAACTCGGCTTCCGCGATCCACAGGCCATTCTCGGCAAACGGATGCAATATTACCTGTCGTCGGTACCAATGCCTATCGTGGGTGTGGTCAGGGACTTTCACCAGAAATCGTTGCGTGAGGTGATTGCCCCCTGCTTTATTGCCACATACCCCACTATGTACAAACAGGCGGGCATTCGGATTTCAGGCGCATCATCGACCCAAACACTGGCCCACATTCGGACGGTTTGGCAACGGCTGTACCCGAACGATGTGTTTGAATATGAGTTCCTAACCGACCAACTAGACAAATTCTACGAGACCGAAACGACGATTTCGAAACTCGCCAATACGTTTGCGCTGATGGCGATGGTCATTTGCGGACTTGGCCTATATGGGCTGGTAGCCTTCACGGTTGGGCAACGTACCAAAGAGATCGGTATTCGGAAGGTGCTGGGGGCTTCGGTAGCCAGTATTGTAACTCTACTCTCCAGAGACTTTATGAAACTGGTGCTTCTGGCTATTCTGCTAGCTTCGCCACTGGCCTGGTATACGATGAACGAATGGCTGGCCGGTTTTGCCTACAAAATCAATATTGCCTGGTGGGTCTTTGCATTGGCAGGTATGTTCGCCATTGGCCTTGCCTTGCTGACAATCAGTTACCAAAGTATCAAAGCAGCCTTGATGAATCCGGTGAAGAGTTTGCGGTCAGATTAA
- a CDS encoding ABC transporter permease translates to MLQNYLKIALRNLRQRRFYALVTLLGLTVGITFLLLIGNYIQGELAVNKTLRNVNQQYLIQSRWKEPTMGMDITSLGLLGPTLKQQYPTLVANYYRFYGVTAIVSNGDKHFREGIEVGDSTLLSMFGFPLMHGDPKTAMLAPNSIVITEAMAQKLFGRTDVLRRTLTVQTPLGGKQVFTVTGILQEPPRNSVLDLLPKRDQIFIPMRDVGYFTPKVGIDSWQNQYIPTYLELQPGVMADQLTKPLTDALTTYAPSGYKENLHAYLSPLSTLYLKANNGLVEKMVLTLSLIGVFILLMAVVNFINITIGMSATRLREIGVRKALGGIKSQLIGQFLTESLLLTAGATMLALGCHEIFRPMFANILERPIPSFISWSPLAYVALIGLVLLIAILAGSYPAFILSNLPSVESLKGKLTASVQKGIGLRRALIVFQFTVAIFVFVGAMVIGRQVTYFFSKDLGYTKDQVLTVASVPRDWSPAGVQRMEGIRNQLARVPGVSDVSFSFIVPDGRSSGSGQVFRHGQDSTKAATIEVLTSDERFAQTYGLRLHSGQFFNANGGGYDSTEVVLNESAVKALGWKDPANAIGQQVRFYGGGYPLKIGGVLKDFHFNSLHQAIKPIIFINVRSNPVYRYFSFRLKPGQLPQTVDAIGQEWARLFPDAPFEYSFMDDTLQKLYQIEMQLQKASRLATTLALIIVLLGVLGLVSLNVTRRTKEIGIRKVLGANTIGIVNLFIKEFALILVIANLIAWPLAYYLLHDWLAHFAYRIDLSWAPFVFVAAILALLTSLVVSAQAVRAALANPIKSLRSE, encoded by the coding sequence ATGCTTCAGAATTACCTTAAAATTGCCCTTCGCAATCTACGCCAGCGCCGGTTCTACGCACTGGTTACACTTCTCGGTCTTACGGTTGGCATTACGTTTCTGCTGCTAATTGGCAACTACATTCAGGGTGAACTAGCCGTCAACAAAACGTTGCGGAACGTAAACCAACAATATCTGATACAAAGCCGCTGGAAGGAGCCAACGATGGGTATGGATATCACAAGTCTGGGGCTCCTCGGCCCAACGCTTAAGCAACAGTACCCTACCCTGGTAGCAAATTATTACCGCTTTTACGGGGTCACAGCCATTGTTTCGAATGGCGATAAACATTTCCGGGAAGGTATCGAGGTCGGCGACTCCACCCTGCTGTCGATGTTTGGGTTTCCACTGATGCATGGTGACCCAAAAACGGCTATGCTGGCCCCCAACTCTATCGTGATTACGGAAGCTATGGCGCAAAAACTGTTTGGCAGAACCGACGTTCTCCGACGAACGCTTACTGTCCAGACTCCGCTTGGTGGCAAACAGGTATTTACGGTAACCGGCATATTGCAGGAACCACCCCGCAACAGTGTACTAGACTTGCTCCCCAAGCGCGACCAGATTTTCATTCCGATGCGCGATGTCGGTTATTTCACGCCCAAAGTGGGGATCGATTCGTGGCAAAACCAATACATACCAACCTATCTGGAATTGCAACCGGGTGTTATGGCCGATCAACTTACCAAACCGCTTACGGATGCGTTAACCACCTATGCGCCATCGGGTTATAAAGAGAATTTGCATGCCTATCTGAGCCCGCTGTCAACCCTCTACCTAAAGGCTAATAATGGGCTGGTCGAGAAAATGGTGCTGACCTTGAGCCTGATCGGCGTATTCATTTTGCTGATGGCTGTAGTCAATTTCATCAACATCACCATTGGTATGTCGGCAACCCGGCTGCGGGAGATTGGTGTACGGAAGGCACTTGGTGGCATCAAGAGCCAGTTGATCGGCCAGTTTTTGACCGAATCCCTTTTGCTTACCGCTGGCGCTACCATGCTGGCTCTTGGATGCCACGAAATTTTCCGACCAATGTTTGCCAACATACTGGAGCGACCTATCCCCTCATTCATTAGTTGGTCGCCATTAGCATATGTGGCGCTCATTGGGCTGGTCCTGCTCATTGCCATACTGGCGGGTAGTTACCCGGCTTTTATCCTGTCGAATCTGCCCTCGGTCGAATCGCTGAAAGGGAAGCTGACAGCGTCGGTCCAGAAAGGGATTGGTTTACGCCGGGCCTTAATCGTGTTTCAGTTTACAGTGGCCATTTTCGTGTTTGTCGGGGCTATGGTCATCGGTCGGCAGGTAACGTACTTTTTCAGCAAAGATCTGGGCTATACTAAAGATCAGGTCCTGACGGTAGCTTCAGTGCCACGCGACTGGTCGCCAGCAGGGGTGCAGCGTATGGAAGGTATCCGCAACCAACTGGCGCGAGTGCCAGGTGTAAGCGATGTAAGCTTTTCGTTTATCGTTCCCGATGGACGAAGTAGTGGAAGCGGCCAGGTGTTTCGGCATGGTCAGGACAGTACTAAAGCGGCTACCATAGAGGTACTAACCTCTGATGAACGATTTGCCCAAACCTATGGGCTTCGACTCCATTCAGGACAATTTTTCAATGCCAACGGCGGAGGGTATGATTCGACAGAAGTAGTTTTAAACGAATCAGCTGTGAAAGCCCTGGGTTGGAAGGATCCAGCCAACGCAATTGGTCAACAGGTACGATTTTATGGAGGAGGCTACCCCTTGAAGATCGGAGGGGTCCTCAAAGACTTTCATTTCAATTCGCTGCACCAGGCCATAAAGCCAATTATCTTCATTAACGTTCGGTCAAATCCGGTTTACCGCTATTTCTCGTTCCGGCTCAAGCCGGGGCAGTTACCCCAAACGGTAGACGCAATCGGGCAGGAATGGGCCCGCTTGTTTCCGGATGCGCCGTTTGAGTATTCGTTCATGGACGATACGCTCCAAAAGCTTTATCAGATAGAGATGCAATTGCAGAAAGCATCCCGGTTAGCTACGACCTTAGCTCTAATTATCGTATTGCTGGGTGTGCTGGGGCTGGTTTCGCTGAACGTGACCCGCCGAACCAAAGAGATTGGGATTCGGAAAGTACTGGGCGCCAACACCATCGGCATCGTCAATCTATTTATAAAGGAATTTGCCCTGATTCTGGTCATTGCCAACCTGATTGCCTGGCCGTTGGCGTATTATCTTTTACACGACTGGCTCGCGCATTTCGCTTACCGAATCGATTTATCCTGGGCACCGTTTGTGTTCGTAGCTGCTATACTGGCTTTATTAACAAGCCTAGTCGTTAGTGCACAAGCTGTCCGGGCAGCCCTGGCCAACCCCATAAAAAGTTTACGTAGCGAATAA
- the mgtA gene encoding magnesium-translocating P-type ATPase translates to MNTANKTDTFWTKTTPYWAQQLGSSENGLTEQVARQRLKTATGPHSESALQKDIRLFITQFKSPLMLLLIGAVLLSAFLGDTSDVMIILFILLSTGLISFFQERNAGRVVEKLQTLITIKSSVIRDGQEKEIPASQLVPGDVLLFNAGDVVSADCLLIEANELQVNEASLTGESFPVRKEPCISEASAALSQRPNCLWEGSNIVSGSGKALVIHTGQHTVFGNVVQSAGSVIETSFDKGLKDFGFMLMRITLALSGFILIINLINQKSLIDSALFALALAVGMAPELLPAITTIAMSAGAKRLLDKKVIVKKLNSIQNLGEISLLCTDKTGTITEGAIQINGLVDAWGQPSDFVKMMVYYNALFETGYSNPIDEAIRSLTFDTPVSKPTKLGEIPYDFTRKRLSIAIDTGIEKRLISKGAFAECLSICSAVRMPDGTINPIVTYRPAIEQQFEQFGQNGMRALVVCYKDGQYETFSKADEADMTFAGFVLMKDPIKAGVVDAIGALKQLNIDFKIISGDNRIVAQAIGRQIGIENPVVMTGQELLTIDATTLAQKVKSAHIFSEVEPQQKEHIIQALRHSYTVAYMGDGINDVPAINAADVGITVDNATDVARDAADFILLEKDLSVIADGISEGRKTFANTLKYIYISTGSTFGNMCSVALASLFLPFMPMLPKQILLTNFLTDFPFLSIPSDNVDQEQIARPGKWNIQLIKRYMLVFGIHSSLFDVFTFSTLLFGFHLKESGFQSGWFIESILTELLIFFIIRTRKNFFRSRPARWITLLSILCILLTVYLPYSPVSAAFGLTPPPVHQLVTILLIILGYVLTADLLKVWFFRHYKTE, encoded by the coding sequence TTGAACACCGCCAACAAAACAGATACTTTCTGGACAAAGACGACTCCTTACTGGGCGCAACAACTCGGTAGTTCCGAGAACGGACTAACCGAACAGGTCGCCCGGCAACGATTAAAAACAGCGACAGGACCCCACTCCGAATCTGCTTTGCAAAAAGACATCCGGCTGTTTATTACGCAGTTCAAAAGTCCGCTTATGCTCCTGCTCATCGGTGCTGTGCTCCTGTCGGCTTTTTTAGGGGACACCTCCGATGTCATGATTATCCTGTTCATCCTGCTATCGACGGGGTTGATCAGCTTTTTTCAGGAGCGAAATGCCGGACGAGTCGTAGAAAAACTACAAACTCTGATTACCATTAAAAGCTCCGTCATTCGCGATGGCCAGGAAAAAGAGATTCCGGCTTCGCAACTGGTCCCTGGTGATGTACTCCTGTTCAACGCGGGCGATGTGGTGTCAGCCGACTGCCTGCTTATTGAGGCCAATGAACTACAGGTCAACGAAGCCAGTTTGACGGGCGAATCGTTTCCGGTACGGAAAGAACCCTGTATTTCGGAAGCGAGTGCGGCCTTATCGCAACGTCCGAATTGTCTGTGGGAAGGCAGCAACATTGTTAGTGGTAGTGGCAAAGCTCTGGTTATCCATACCGGGCAGCATACGGTGTTTGGTAACGTCGTTCAAAGTGCCGGTTCAGTTATCGAAACATCTTTCGATAAAGGCTTGAAGGACTTTGGGTTTATGCTCATGCGTATTACGCTGGCATTGAGTGGATTTATTCTGATTATTAACCTCATCAATCAGAAAAGCCTGATCGATTCGGCCCTGTTTGCACTGGCGCTGGCCGTTGGGATGGCCCCTGAATTGTTACCGGCCATTACGACCATTGCGATGAGTGCGGGGGCCAAACGACTGCTGGACAAGAAGGTAATCGTTAAGAAACTAAATTCCATTCAGAACCTCGGTGAAATCAGCCTGCTCTGCACCGACAAAACGGGCACTATTACCGAAGGGGCCATTCAGATCAACGGGCTTGTCGATGCGTGGGGGCAACCCAGCGACTTTGTCAAAATGATGGTGTATTACAATGCGCTGTTTGAAACGGGCTATTCTAACCCCATCGACGAGGCCATACGGTCTCTTACCTTCGATACACCCGTCTCGAAACCAACCAAACTGGGCGAAATCCCCTACGATTTTACCCGCAAACGACTAAGCATTGCCATCGATACCGGCATCGAAAAACGGCTCATCAGCAAAGGTGCCTTTGCCGAATGTCTGTCCATTTGTTCGGCTGTACGCATGCCCGACGGAACCATAAATCCAATCGTTACTTATCGGCCAGCTATTGAACAGCAGTTCGAACAGTTCGGACAAAACGGTATGCGAGCCCTTGTGGTCTGTTATAAAGATGGTCAGTATGAAACTTTCTCCAAAGCCGACGAAGCCGATATGACCTTTGCCGGTTTTGTGCTGATGAAAGACCCAATCAAAGCGGGGGTTGTGGACGCTATTGGTGCCTTAAAGCAACTCAACATCGACTTTAAAATCATTTCGGGCGATAACCGAATCGTGGCTCAGGCCATTGGTCGACAGATCGGCATCGAAAATCCGGTTGTGATGACGGGCCAAGAACTACTGACAATCGACGCGACAACACTAGCCCAGAAAGTAAAATCGGCGCATATTTTCTCGGAAGTGGAGCCCCAGCAGAAAGAGCACATTATTCAGGCCTTACGGCACTCGTACACGGTGGCCTACATGGGCGATGGTATCAACGACGTACCGGCCATCAATGCTGCCGATGTGGGCATAACCGTCGATAATGCAACCGATGTGGCCCGCGATGCTGCCGATTTTATCCTGCTCGAAAAAGACTTATCGGTCATTGCCGACGGTATCAGCGAAGGGCGCAAAACATTTGCGAATACGCTGAAATACATCTACATCAGCACGGGCTCCACGTTTGGCAATATGTGCAGTGTGGCACTGGCTTCGCTTTTTCTACCCTTCATGCCGATGCTGCCCAAGCAGATTCTGCTCACCAACTTCCTGACCGACTTCCCCTTCCTGAGTATCCCCTCCGACAATGTGGATCAGGAACAGATTGCCAGACCCGGCAAATGGAATATCCAACTGATCAAGCGCTACATGCTGGTGTTCGGGATTCATAGTTCGTTGTTCGACGTCTTCACGTTCAGTACCCTTCTGTTCGGCTTTCACCTGAAAGAATCGGGTTTTCAATCGGGCTGGTTTATCGAGTCGATCCTGACCGAATTGCTTATTTTCTTCATCATCCGTACCCGTAAGAATTTCTTCAGGAGCAGACCCGCCCGGTGGATTACCCTGTTAAGCATTCTATGTATTCTACTAACAGTGTACCTCCCCTATTCACCAGTTTCGGCTGCATTCGGCCTTACCCCGCCACCCGTTCACCAACTCGTAACTATCCTGCTGATTATCTTAGGCTATGTGCTCACCGCCGACCTGCTAAAGGTCTGGTTTTTCCGCCACTATAAAACAGAGTAG